The Manis javanica isolate MJ-LG chromosome 6, MJ_LKY, whole genome shotgun sequence genome contains a region encoding:
- the ZNF804B gene encoding zinc finger protein 804B yields MACYLVISSRHLSNGHYRGIKGVFRGPLRKDGSRSPDFPEKEKSTAKALEDVNANFYCELCDKQYHKHQEFDNHINSYDHAHKQRLKELKQREFARNVASKSWKDEKKQEKALKRLHQLAELRQQSECISGNGPAYKAPRIAIEKQLQQGIFPVKNGRKVSCTKSALLLKGKNLSRSISDKQRSTMPNRHQLQMDRHYLFGNRVSQTSSDLGNTNHRTGVSFSFSKKVHLKLESSASVFSENTEETYDCNKSPICKTKQTVEKCKCRRLANEATHLTKERDKNIPPSHVESVLHNTFSISSQVMQDKNDSVDETLEDSIGIHASFSKSNIHLSNVDFTPSSREKETRNTLKNISEHCVNRLNQANAPSSPPNIYKHSDARIFECLDAFPSLKPSKLYSTMHLNHNSSMEKKEKSLVETEKVSKNKQRLVRETYSHDAKPKPLPFLHVQGKDGHTTLQWPTELLLFTKTEPSISYGCNPLYFDFKLSRNAKDGCDPEDLKTESIKEPSEMKTTKESKVSGLIKDQQKLIKDDTLSLKPKIMKANPDWGNFQRKYNLGYNDSEPNTSRHNFSASDLERKNPEVPAYLDFSLKNWVGNNNNSGNEFKNPSRTHQQNCRTVILNDANEDLYFSPYISRTKKHKLIPCSPHSDFEDGNHFTWNSRPFTVRGHRDHEKDFHVILNSNHIGMTSSASACRNRSYKRSSPKLSLNRSSSPSDTSPGSLSSLRSTCSAYRSSSDGGGNLLYFCRRECNSDEGHKGKRRKCSCLCLSGEIAKNSCLPSDTQRDENCQVWESFKNKKHSKHRYGHCREKYQLGKNQQLSGLKTRRIVQCDSSSQVSYAGNSKTPNHQGPQHSRLGFYSRERIYYLNKNERNQECLDSPQISDLGKVKSRQHNSGNISCLLSNGSSIPSETTEVNMAEGEKTPLTAKSLLERVQAKRCQEQSANLEVSSGSCRDDSETHSQIQSTIQFAPLGCNRPALPLSEKMQNTNKTRNDKGSAVQRTPEKDGVKSSQTNNFTVLVDPDCDNHLAKGIIHVVTESQSPNTKKNPGKKQVKPFISEVQHFIQNCDPVSDDLPGALPSNRYPGVTDSTETKEDHIDLALQDVSMHRHHVEGNIHSYYDRAMQKHDPVEDELELCPKSVSPPLTQQPITFSPDEIDKYKLLQLQAQQHMQKQLLSKHLRVLPPAGPTAFSPASAVQTVPGHQHTSITTIRHTFLQHFAVSASINSHSSHLPVAHLHPLSQPHFTPFTFSPLTPAIIPAHPTFLAGHPLHLVTTAPLHSPHITLQPLPPAAFIPTLFGPHLNPATASIIHLNPLIQPVFQGQDLCHHTCSSQMQQLNGVKEALNVSAQLN; encoded by the exons AGACTGAAAGAATTAAAGCAACGGGAATTTGCTCGGAACGTAGCTTCCAAGTCatggaaagatgaaaagaaacaagaaaaagctcTTAAACGACTGCACCAACTGGCTGAGTTAAGGCAACAGTCTGAATG CATTTCTGGAAATGGACCAGCATACAAAGCCCCCAGGATAGCCATAGAAAAGCAACTCCAACAAGGAATTTTCCCAGTTAAGAATGGCAGAAAGGTATCATGCACGAAGAGTGCTCTTCTCCTTAAAGGAAAGAACCTCTCCAGAAGCATTTCTGATAAACAGAGGTCCACCATGCCAAATCGACACCAGTTACAAATGGACAGGCATTATTTGTTTGGAAATCGGGTATCACAGACATCTTCTGATCTCGGCAATACAAATCACAGGACAGgtgtatcattttctttttccaagaaAGTGCATCTCAAGCTAGAATCTTCAGCATCAGTTTTCAGTGAGAACACAGAGGAAACCTATGATTGTAACAAGTCACCCATCTGTAAGACAAAACAAACTGTGGAGAAATGCAAGTGCCGCAGGTTAGCAAATGAGGCTACACACCTCACTAAGGAAAGAGATAAAAACATCCCACCAAGCCATGTGGAAAGTGTTTTACACAATACTTTCTCCATAAGCTCTCAAGTTATGCAAGATAAAAATGACTCTGTTGATGAGACACTAGAAGATTCTATTGGCATTCATGCTTCATTCTCTAAATCTAACATTCATCTTTCAAATGTAGATTTTACTCCTTCcagtagagaaaaagaaactagaaatacattgaaGAACATTTCAGAACACTGCGTTAATCGCTTAAACCAAGCGAATGCTCCCTCCAGCCCACCAAACATTTACAAGCACAGTGATGCCAGGATATTTGAGTGTCTGGATGCGTTTCCATCACTAAAGCCAAGTAAACTATACAGTACAATGCATCTGAATCACAACTCCagtatggaaaaaaaagaaaaatctttggtTGAAACAGAAAAAGTGAGCAAAAACAAGCAAAGACTTGTAAGAGAAACATATTCCCATGATGCAAAGCCCAAACCATTGCCTTTCCTCCATGTGCAGGGCAAGGATGGCCACACCACTCTCCAATGGCCTACAGAACTTCTGCTCTTCACAAAAACAGAGCCCTCCATCTCTTACGGCTGTAACccattatattttgattttaaactTTCTCGGAATGCAAAGGATGGCTGTGATCCAGAGGACTTAAAAACAGAATCGATTAAGGAGCCCTCAGAAATGAAGACTACGAAAGAGAGCAAAGTCTCAGGTTTAATCAAAGACCAACAAAAATTGATCAAAGATGATACTCTATCTCTGAAACCAAAGATAATGAAAGCTAATCCAGATTGGGGTAATTTCCAGAGGAAATATAATTTGGGCTACAATGATTCTGAGCCAAATACAAGTCGACATAATTTCAGTGCAAGtgatttggaaaggaaaaatccTGAAGTGCCTGCTTACCTTGATTTCTCTCTAAAGAATTGGGTaggaaacaataataatagtgGTAATGAATTTAAGAACCCTTCAAGGACCCATCAGCAAAATTGCCGTACGGTCATTCTAAATGATGCAAATGAGGACCTGTATTTTTCTCCTTACATCTCCAGGACTAAAAAGCATAAACTGATTCCTTGCAGCCCTCATTCGGATTTTGAAGATGGAAATCACTTCACCTGGAATTCTAGGCCTTTCACAGTAAGAGGTCACCGAGATCATGAGAAGGACTTTCATGTAATCTTGAATAGTAACCACATCGGCATGACCAGCAGCGCTTCTGCATGTAGAAACCGAAGTTACAAAAGGAGTTCTCCAAAGTTGTCCCTGAATAGAAGTTCTAGCCCTTCAGACACATCTCCTGGCAGTCTGTCCAGCTTAAGAAGTACTTGTTCCGCTTATAGGTCCAGTTCAGATGGCGGAGGTAATTTGCTCTACTTCTGTAGAAGAGAGTGCAATTCAGATGAAGGGCACAAAGGGAAACGCCGAAAATGCAGCTGCCTCTGCTTGTCTGGGGAGATAGCAAAGAACAGCTGCCTGCCGTCTGATACACAGAGAGATGAGAACTGCCAAGTATGGGagtcattcaaaaataaaaagcactcaAAACATAGATATGGCCACTGCAGAGAAAAATATCAACTGGGCAAAAATCAACAACTTTCAGGGCTGAAAACCAGGAGAATCGTGCAGTGTGATTCTAGCTCACAAGTGTCCTATGCTGGGAACAGTAAAACACCTAATCACCAGGGACCTCAGCACAGTAGGTTGGGCTTTTACTCAAGAGAGcgaatttattatttaaataaaaatgaaagaaatcaagagTGTTTGGACAGCCCTCAAATTAgtgatctgggcaaagtaaaatCCAGGCAGCATAACTCTGGGAATATCAGCTGCCTGCTGAGCAATGGTTCCAGCATCCCTTCAGAAACCACAGAGGTGAATATGGCAGAAGGAGAGAAGACCCCCCTGACAGCCAAAAGCCTCTTAGAAAGAGTACAAGCCAAGAGGTGTCAGGAACAATCAGCTAATCTTGAGGTCTCTTCAGGCAGTTGTAGAGATGACTCAGAGACTCATTCACAAATTCAGAGCACAATTCAGTTTGCCCCACTGGGCTGCAACAGACCAGCATTGCCTTTGTCAGAAAAAATGcagaacacaaataaaacaagaaatgatAAAGGCAGTGCAGTTCAAAGAACTCCTGAGAAAGACGGAGTCAAAAGTTCACAGACAAATAATTTTACTGTTTTAGTAGATCCTGATTGTGATAACCATCTTGCTAAAGGTATAATTCATGTAGTAACAGAGTCTCAGTCACCAAACACAAAAAAGaacccaggaaaaaaacaagtaaaacctTTCATTAGTGAAGTTCAACATTTTATTCAAAACTGTGACCCAGTATCAGATGATCTCCCCGGTGCTCTTCCATCTAATAGATACCCTGGTGTTACTGATTCTACAGAGACCAAAGAGGACCACATAGATCTAGCCTTACAGGATGTAAGCATGCACAGGCATCATGTAGAGGGAAATATCCACTCTTACTATGACAGAGCTATGCAGAAACATGACCCAGTGGAAGATGAATTAGAACTGTGTCCTAAATCTGTCTCTCCCCCTTTAACTCAACAGCCAATAACATTTTCTCCTGATGAAATAGATAAATATAAGCTCCTACAGCTACAAGCTCAGCAGCATATGCAGAAACAGCTCCTGTCAAAGCATCTTCGGGTTTTGCCCCCTGCAGGGCCCACTGCCTTCTCTCCGGCCTCAGCTGTACAGACGGTCCCGGGTCACCAGCACACTTCTATCACCACCATCCGCCACACATTCCTGCAGCATTTTGCTGTTTCTGCATCCATAAATTCACACAGTAGCCACCTCCCTGTAGCTCATCTACATCCTCTTTCTCAGCCACATTTTACTCCATTCACATTTTCACCTCTGACTCCAGCCATCATCCCTGCACACCCCACTTTCTTAGCAGGTCACCCCCTGCATTTAGTGACAACCGCCCCCTTACACTCACCTCACATAACACTTcagcccctgccccctgcagctTTTATTCCCACATTGTTTGGTCCTCACTTAAACCCAGCCACAGCTTCTATCATCCACTTGAATCCTTTAATCCAGCCAGTGTTTCAAGGTCAAGATCTTTGCCACCATACTTGCTCCAGTCAGATGCAACAATTAAATGGAGTGAAAGAGGCCTTAAATGTATCAGCACAGTTGAACTAA